Part of the Amblyomma americanum isolate KBUSLIRL-KWMA chromosome 7, ASM5285725v1, whole genome shotgun sequence genome, CCGATACCAAAAGCACTTCCCCTGAAAGGCACCATCGTGGATCGACTGAGGCGCTCCCCCCCTCCAGATATAGCCAGCTGGTGACCGTTCCAATCCTAGTACTTACGCTTGGCGGCGCTTGTATTCTTCCGTCTGCTGCTTGTAAATCTGCTTCCTAATCCGACGGGACTTATGCCGGGCCCGTTGAAAGTGTAGATGCCCGCTTGGGGTGTAGCCAGGATTCCCGGGAGAAATATCTGCGCATGAGCCGCACGCCTCGGTCACGGTGCAGGCACTGAGCAAGGACCGCGGCCCCCTCTCAGGGGAACGCCGAGGACAACGTCCATCAAActtctcagtaaaaaaaaaatggacagagACACTCAGGAGTGCCtgcgtgtgagaatgcgaaagcattactgtccctgggagCACTGTTCACGCGCTTAATGTTCGTACATGCATTAACGATCTTTTCTGCTTCTTCGGCGTTTGCGCATTTGCGCGGACGACCACGTTCCACTTCGGGTGGTGCCGATGTTGAAACTTTAGACGTTGATGGTTCGCTGTTCATTTCACGAGCGCACGCACAACCGGCCGCAATGAAATCCAGCGACGATGTATGACACCGCCCATCCACACACGCGCACATATGACACTAGCCGGAACAATGTACGACGAACGATTGGATCACAATATTGATACGAAAGACTGGGAATTGAGGGTGCATATGACGTCGGTTcaaacccctgtcgcaagctagcctccaacttgactaccaCGTATGTAACCTGTAGGGGTCGACGAGTCAGCATTAAAATCTGTCTCAGTAATGGGCTGGGTAGGGTAGGAAGGGTGGCTGGTGACAGGCAGCTAGCTACAGGGGCGCCGTATTTCAGAACACCGGCAGCCGTTAGGAACACAAGCACAACCATGTGGCCGGCTGTCAACCTTTCGTCTGATAGCAAATGCCAATGACTTTGTGCATGCAAACCGAAGAGCTCACCTCGAGCCGACACCGTCCCTTCAGGAAGCCGCCGGCGAAAGCAGAGGTCGCTACGGGGCGCAAcaaagatcccccccccccccccgcccaaatGAAGACTGATTGCGCGACAGTGACCTTCACGGCTTACCGCAACGTCCTAATTGAGGGAACCGCACGGGGGGTCATAACTAATGGTGTTCTACGAAGCCGCCGGATTGACACGTGCAGAATGACACTCCGAGAtccgtcgctttttttttttaccttgagaGAGGGTTTCGTGTGCACTACCAAAGTTGTAGGGCGGGATGCGCTTTTGTGCAGATCGCTCTGTGCAGCGCATTTTGTTGACAATTTGATTACTTTAATGTACTTTGTGTTTTGGGGAGGAGTTATTAATACTGCCAAAGTTGAAGGCGGCAGCTCGCAGCAATGCAACAAATCGTGTTGAGGCTATCCTGCTTTCTCTATGTGCCCCAGGGTTTAAAACCGAGACCGCGGGACCCCAAGCCGTCGTTCAGGGCAAAGTTTAGATGCTCCGCATTTTTGGCTATGCCGAGGAGGGAATATTTTGCTTTTAGCCATTTCAGTCTCATTTGCCACTGTCTTTAGTATGGTGTATATTGTGGAAATCTCCTGTATATAAATTTCAGTCCGTTTTCTCGTCGCTTCCTGCCATTGCAAGTCGTGAATACACCGTACGGGGCACCTCAGGTGCAAGGAGCCTTCAAGTCAACAAACCTTCTTTAACAGCGCACAGCTGGTGCAAGGACGAGAACCATTGTAACTTTATCTTTACTTAAGGTATATGCAACGATAAATCGCATGCCACCACCCGTGACGCTTTTCtacaaacggttgcgtcaaaaTTTCGGCACTAATGTAGTCGGCAAAACTGGTGCCTCAGTGACGTCAGCCAATGGGGAGTGTGTATAGACAAACAAGTACATGAATatctgaaatggcggtgctcggcttgtgtGCGCGTCATAAGGCCGCTttatgacgtcaccctatttttgttGCCATAGCTAGGATTTTGTGTGTCATGTGAGGGTAAACACATACACACGCCGCCGCCTTTTCTCGTAATTGAACTATTAAACCCTTCGCATTTAAAAAAGCAGTCTTGAGTGCGCCAATTTTTTCCGTTGCGGGGATGATCGCTGCCGGCAACACCTGTAATTGACTGTTGCTATTCTCTAGAATATAAAACCTCTATTTTCAGTGACAATGGCCTCAGTAATTTACAGATTAAAGTCAATTTTGTCCTCAACTAAGTGCCCATTAAATGTCTGTGATTCTACAAACACATCAGTCCAGGCATCGGGTGCAGATTTATTCACAATGAGTCGACGGTTACTCTGCGAAAGTCTTTACGAAgcgccatttttctttctatgttgGCTTCCTGCGCACACGTTTTGCTAGCAATGCTTTCTCATGTTCGACACAAGCGTAAATGAAAATACTGTTGTTGGGTGCGCACTCCGCTTTTCCTTCATTAGCTGCAGCACCTGCGCGTAGACCTATCGCCCACTGCATCGGTGCAAGATAAAGGCGGCTATAGAAGAAGTTCAGGGGACTTACCCAACTCCCAGTTCTCCTCTTCGACGCTTTTCTCTGCATCCGTTACTGCAAGGAAACGTCGGCATCGCACATTCAGAGGCTTCAACGTGTTGCCACGCGACCATAGATGCATACTCTGCAGGCTGCGTGAACTCAGTCCACGGGGAAAATGAGGCAACAAGCGGCACCATGACTCATTAAATCGAACTGGAATCAGTGCTAAATGGGCGACAACTTTATCGAGCATGAAAGTTGTTTGGTTTGTTTTGGTTTGCGTGGGTTTaatgtccaaaagcgactcaggctatgagggacggcgtatccggaaatttcgaccacctggtgttcttcaacgtgcactcacattgtacagtacacaaccctctagcatttcgcctccatcgcaattccaCCGCCgttgctgggatcgaacccgcgtctttctggccaccagccgagcgccataaccactgagccacagcgaagGCAGGAGACAAAACACCGTGAAGCACAGGGTACCAGAATAGTGCATATGGTAGGCACTTCTGGTTGACTGGGAAAAGAATagatttaataaaaaaaaatactgagaTAAGCACATCAATGGAACAGGCTACAGCAAGAGCAGTGGTGCTAGTAAAAAAGAAGTTTCAAAAGTCCGCGTAAAtttagtgattttttttccgaAAGTTTCCCTATTCTGGAAAAACACTACACGTCTTCATTCCCTTCTCTACATAATCTCCATCCATTTCACAGCACTCTTGAAGGAGGCGGATCTACTATTGAAAGCACTCGGGAAATTTTTCTTCCATCACGGCGCGGATGACGCATTTTCTGCCTACGTAGCTTTTCCAACGCACAGTCGCCTTTGTTCTGGACAACAGACATAAATCGAGGCGAGCTAGGTCCGGTGATTCAGTTGGAGGATGCAAACAAAAATGATGCCCAAGACGTGAGTGAAGGCGATTGCCATGTAGCGATGGGCCGCACGTTGCCGCCATGAAGGAACCAGTTGCTAAAATCATTGACCGGGAATGGTACGCTTTGTGTCGCTCTGAAAACTTCCCCGAGTTGTTTTGCAGACCACACATGGCCTGTAACGGTCTGCTTCTCCCCAAATTCCGTCCTGAGCGGAAAGAAAAAATGGCGACCATCCCTCAGACGGATTGCAGTAAACTGAGCAGTTGCGCTATTTGGCACGTGTTCATGGTTAGTGAACGACGACCCTGCGTTAAGCACGACGTTATATTTTTGGCTCGTTAACCGTGATCACTGAGATGAACTTCTTTCATCTAGATTTGCCTGGTCCGGGGCTGATTTTCACTGCGGGAGCCCTTTTACGGAGCCCACAATGGGCCGGCGCGTGGATGAAGTCCGTACAATTTGGCAGCTGCCCCAAGATGGGCCCCTCTAGTGACGTCGATGACGAAGAGGTTGAAGCCTGAAGCGTGACCTGGGACAAGCGGGCCGAGTAGAAAGAGCTCAAGGAGCTCGCGCTGGAGGAACaacgctgttctgttgacgtggctcagctacccaggatgcggggcagcggctaagtacctggcggtgttgcgctagcttgctaaatttccccttctttttgtctgtgcctgcttgctcctgttcttgggtgtttgggcgcgggacgagagcttaatgtctacttcgcctggccaggggttttccccttggccGGCATCTCTTCctgaagaccagctcccaatttatctctttttccgcagtggtgtttcgagcgttccggtcgctttagtgccttccgatggcagcgctatccgactgaacaacccggaggcagtgcaggcggctcttCAGTCCACATCGCAGCACTTCATGCACATTACCAATGTCCGGTAGTTCgtcaggggtggtattttgtgcaggtcgccggataaagactgtattgaagatcttctaaagtgta contains:
- the LOC144098052 gene encoding uncharacterized protein LOC144098052, giving the protein MSLSALSLSEDGFRTVTDAEKSVEEENWELDISPGNPGYTPSGHLHFQRARHKSRRIRKQIYKQQTEEYKRRQAERLMMTTARETAERDKRHETAEEESEHPRPRVTLCAQL